The following nucleotide sequence is from Williamwhitmania taraxaci.
GATAAAACCACCTAAATCACTCAGAAATAAATATTTTCTGACAGGCATTGTCTTTGTGCTCTGGCTTGGATTCTTCGACAAGAACAACCTTGTAGATCTTTTGGGTGAACTCAATAAGATTAAGAGTTACGAAAAAGAGAAGTTATACTATCAAGAGAAAATTGCATCCGACCGGGAGAAAATGAAGGAACTTCGCACCAACAAAGAAAATCTTGAGAAATTTGCCCGAGAGCAATACCTTATGAAGAAAAAGAACGAAGATATATTTATTGTGGAATAGCCATAATTGCCAACTATGAAGGTTGTTCGTATTAGTAAAGAATTATCGTAACGATCAAGGCAGATTGCCCACACTTCTTTTCAAATTACGCTTCCGCAAATAGAATTATCCTTCGACCATCTATGGGCATCAGAATGAAATGTGCCTAAAACAAATTGTGCATCATTAGCGTGTATCCATTGAAAACAAAAGGATACACGCTTTTTTTATGTCCAATTTGTCCAGAACGA
It contains:
- a CDS encoding FtsB family cell division protein, whose translation is MNWTKITQRIKEIKPPKSLRNKYFLTGIVFVLWLGFFDKNNLVDLLGELNKIKSYEKEKLYYQEKIASDREKMKELRTNKENLEKFAREQYLMKKKNEDIFIVE